The Sphaerodactylus townsendi isolate TG3544 linkage group LG02, MPM_Stown_v2.3, whole genome shotgun sequence DNA segment TTAGGAAGAAACTAGCCAGCAGTCAAGATGCCTTATTACTCCTTTTTTCTTTACTTGAATCCTCCCTGGCCTGAGGCAGCTTTAGAGGAAGCATACTAAGGGATAAAACTGCAGGTATTTCTGGATGCCCCAGACTCAGAAGGTCATCATTATATTGGCACCATCATGCATAAGGAGCTTTTGTTAGTCTTGACCTTGTTATTTTCCCTACATTAAAGAAGACGATGAAAGATTAAGGCTTGCTGATAGAATGTCATGCTTTGCTTTTACACAGAACAATCTGccttactggttctggtgggttttctgggctgtgtggccgtggtctggttgatcttgttcctaacgttttgcctgcatctgtggctggcatcttcagaggtgtatcacagagggaagcctaatacacagcctggaaaacccaccagaaccagttgaatccggctgtgaaagccttcgacaatctgcCTGACAATTCTTTCCTAAATTATCTGCGATAATTGTTCCACATGGCTGTTCAAAGACAGAAAGAGAGCACTTTAATTCAGCAGAAAGAGTAACACTTGTTCCATTATAATGTTCTGAGCAGAAATCTTTGACTTATCACTAAACATTAAAACTTTACATCCAGTATAATTCAGCCTTTCTAAATGCATTCACATAATAATCATGTTACCATTGTGTACCTATTTGTCATAGGTCTCTCTCCactaaaaacatgtttaaaactacttaagaagcagaggtgggatccagcaggttctcacaggttcccgagagtaggttactaattatttgtgtgtgctgagagggggttactaattggtgattttgccatgtgatttttgccttagttatgcccctcctctcagcagtagctcgcagaacttgaagcagtctagcaggagatgcacctgtgtgcgtggcagcctgtgcctgcgtgcattcgtttcccgcccaaggaccagcgcagcggctgcgtccttgccacagccccgcccaggaatgccccgcccccagaatgcccggccatgtcgtgccccgcccagccccattggtgctacgccacagtttgaatcccaccaccatgggaacctgttactaaaatttctggatcccaccactgttaagaAGCCTCTTCTTACTTCTGATCATTTAACTTCTGATGTATTTATGAATCTTTGCTCAGTTTCTTGTCTGATGCTTAAATTTCTCTGCAAGGAATGTGAATTACAAGTTGATTTAAACGTGGCAACCATAAACTTATACATTTGAAGAATCGTTGATTCACAGTGGCATACGGCCCTAGGGACAtgaggtaacccatgtccccgggtgctcgccttttggtcacgtgacCAAACGGTTTGTCCAGAGGCAAGGAGCTGAGCTGGGCAAGCAGCCTGCAGCCGGCTCCCAGTACCTAGGAGCTGGCTGCAGATTGTGGCACCCGGCGCCCTGCTCAGCTTCTCACCTCAGCCAGAGGCAAAAAGCTAAACCAGCTGCcggagctcccagtcctgccttccccagctgggaagggaaggactgggagcccctgcaTCCCTGGCGGCTGGCTCAGCTTCTCGCCTCCAGGTGCAGTGGCATGCAGAGATGAGGAGAGAAGCCTGCAGGCTTCTCTTCCCATCCCTCATGTGCTCAGTGGGTGCTGCTGGacaggaagaggggctggccaCCAAACAGCCGGCTTCTCTTCCTTGCTTAGGCAGCAGCCCTGGTGCGAGAGAATCTCCTGCCCCtgccggctcaggtaagtgggggcagCATCCACGCCACTCGTGGAGGGGGGCGCCCGGAGGAGGTTTTGCCTCCAGGCGCAATCTGGGCATTGTACAGCTCTGGACTGAGACATTGCATCATGCAGAGAAATAGAATGTCTAGAAACAGTTTTcatgtatatataaaaatctgtGATAATGACCAAAATTGCCAGGTCATGTGGAATATTCATGCACTTTTCAAGTCCACAATAAAGTGGGAAGAGTGAGAAAGTGATGGCTTCTCCTGGCTGTTCTTTTAAATTTGCCTTCTTCCCCCTTCTTCCGTCGTGATTTGAGCAGATTTATCATGTTGCATGCTGGAATGTGGAGTTGGAGGACGGAGAAAAGGTTTGAGTAGAGCAAAAGCCAGACAAAGATTACTGTTAACTTGACTCTCACTTACCCAAGTAACTGAAAGGTTCAGGCATATTCTCCTGGCTGCCATTAGGCAACTCTGGAAGGGGAAGGATGCCATGGTGAAATACATTATCGTTCCTATGTCAGAAAAGGTGTGCGAGCCCCTGCTTTGTACATGAATAAGAAgcatgaaaacagaaagaaaatcacTTGCACTGCCTGTTCACCTCCAATATATAGCACCAAAAGTCCATTCCCAGTCTCAGAGAACTCGTGTGCCACACTTGCTGTGATAGCAATCAGATATTTACCAACTGCTATACCAATATAATGTCACCAAAAATAGTGACCTTCTGGCATTCCAGCTACATTACACACATTTTTAGTTCAGGCTTAGGTTCAAGTATTTACACAGTGGTGCATACTGCATGGTGTTCTCTCCATAATCTCTGCTgaggttttattttgctttttaaattttcatattGATCTAGAGAAAGCAGCAAAGATATTAGGTGTGTATCTGCCAAGAACTGTAGACATCTACAGTTAGACTGACTTCCTTACAGATCATACAACtgtgaaaaattaaaaaaggcaAAGACACCTCCATGCAGTTTGCATCCCTGTTCTTCTAATAAACTGAAAACCTCACTGCTTTTTACCTCAAACAACCAGATGAGTAAAACAGAGGCAGCAATGAATTTCATGATCGCAGTGTAATACTCCAGTACAGCCTCTCTGCAGCCTTTCATCCAAATATTGAGGTCTTCCGTCCGAACATTGTAGTTGTAGTGTGCACTGTTGTTGGTGATTTGGTACTGAATACAAGGCCGAGGGGAGTTCGGATTGCAGCAGCTGAAAGGCACCCCATCCACCAAGAACTTCCCATCAATGTTACTATTTATGCGACTGCAACAAAATGGAGAAAGATGAGCGTTGGTTAAAGGGCCTGGGCTCATTTTGATAAATTAGGCACTAACTGACTCTCTGTTTTCTGGGTAGATTAAGTATAAGAACACACTGCTTCTGGGAATGGGAAGGAAAAGGTTTACTTGGTCTAAAAAGTAAAATGTTATgttctttgtgtttttaaaaaaactagcccAAATGACATTTTCTTCAGAGGTCGAAttcccacggtcaattaatcgcgtgatactcacatgaaatatccaggtttcaggaagaacttcccactGCCTGATCACCAAACACAGATGCATCCCGGTTCTGGTGTTCCcgctcccccttatcatgtgtttttaagaacctgcatagaagtgtacctttttaaaaaacacgtgccgaacccagattggtggggaggttcaggggttgactctagatttaatttcccgccgtagggagtgacatggagccttccagccaatcagagcgcagtgggttGTGCGCAAAGTGCGCAcagcccttttttgtttgttttgcgcCGGCAGAGGCTATGTTGAAACTTGGCTGCGtagaacatgatttctgtgccaactgtaaactagaattagacttttgtgccagtgcagctgcatgggtaaaacTTTCCGAAGCCATGCATAAACATGGCTTAGTGCGAAAAACAGCTACTGTCTTATCTACACATGTGCATAGTGACGTAGCTgcataaaaaaaagttttttaaaaaaatccctgccccaacacagcacaacagccaatcaggacaaggaagaaagagccactgagcagatcgcgcATTCGATCGCGcaatcgtggggagtgctgcactgtttaaAAGTGTGTTAGacatcacacacacacgctgcagtggggagggtgaaaccgtgatgaaaaggtgccgtttcttttgaaacctggttgtatctggatttaatttcttcgTGGGGGAATGGCCAGAGACATATAGTATATTTGCCTCTTACCCCTTTTGAATTCAATCACTTGAGTGAAAAGTGCCATTTCCAGAAACGAGCAATAAGAGCACATCAAATACTTGGTGCATGCTTGATCTCAGTATAGCATAGGATCTTAGCATCTTAAATTGTAATATTTCTCAGAAGGGATACAGTATGTAAGGAGATGTAACCGAAGAAACATATTCTTGATGCTTTCCTTGTTTTCCTTTAATTATTCTTTGAAGACATGAGTGTGTGGAAAGTGGTACTATGCCAGAAAGCACCATCTTTCATCTACACACATTCAGATTGCTGAGAACAAATCCCAAGTGTGTGCAAACATGCACATATAGGCACAATACACATGAATGGGGGGAAAGATTGTGCAGACAAGCCCACATGCAAAGGGTTTGTTCCTCCATTAGACTTAACATGGGTTGATTGGTAGGGAtgccaggtctcctgctataGTGGAAGAGCTTGTCCTGACCGCCTCCCCAAAATGCGGGGGAAATCCATAGAGTTTCTGTGGAACCCTGGAGCGTCACTAAAGTATGTTAACATCGCTTCCAGGTCTGTGCTAGAAGTGATACTGCTCAATTGGAGAGATGCTAAAATGCATGCCTTCCAAGACTCCTGCTGGATTGGCAACTCCACAATGGGGCAAGGTTTATCACTACAATCCCATTTTTGTTACACACACATTCATATTGTACAATGGGCTTTCTGAAAAGAATCAGGCCCAAGCTGAGGAGGATGGACAGCAAATAGAGATCTTCCTAGATTCCAGTTGAAGGCAGAAATTGTAAAGCAAACTTTACAAACAAGAAGACCATGATAATATATGATAGGTACAACATTTCAGTTtaccatctgaaaaaaaaaaggctggaacTTTATATAATACACTGTATAGAGGTTGCTTTAAAATGATTGAACTGTTGAGCTAGACCCTGGGATAGGAAGAAATCAAATTCAAATAATAGCCAGGGCTTCAAACCAATGttgtacagaaaagtaaaaaCTTCACAATGTACAGTCTGCCACTTTCCAAACCTGGACAACACTATGAAGGACTGGCCACATTTTAACAAGTATTTCCACCTAGGAGAATATACACAGTTACAAGATATTTCTTGACTACCTTTTTGTCCTCTTTCTTTAGATCACTTTTAGTTGTATCCTGTGGTTATTGACAAAATGTGTGTGATGTAGCCTAACAACTATAAGCTTGACCATTTTGCTTCTTAGCTAATAACATCGTACTAGAAGAAATATCTGGTTGAGTCTGGAAGGTACTGACTTTATTCAAACAGGGAAAAGTTTCTGTAGACTAAAACAAAATGACTGTAATATGACCTCTTCTGAAGAAGTTCTCCAGAAAACCCAATGATAGGTTGATTTTTGTGAGACACAGTGCTCAAGAAGGTAATGGCAACTGAgctttccatattcttgaatcagAACACACATTTCATTCTGTCTTTCAGCCTGAAACTGCATTTGGTTATCCTGGTGGATTATCTGTGACATTGGGATATAGATAGGGAGATTGTAACTCCGTTCTCCTATATTTCTTAAATTTTGATACAATTGATTGTTACAGTCTTCTATCTTTGCAGGGTTGGAAAACAGGAGTGCTATTCCTCATAGGTTTTCATTCTACTCATGGCCAAAATAGATTATGTCTCATACAAACCAAGTCACAGGTGATTAACTTTCAAAAACCTCTAATTTACCCCACAGAGCCAGTGGAGGAGTGTCTTAAGACTTCCCTCTTGAACCATTTTTGTCAGCAGAATGGCTGCAGGGCCTGTTTGATCCTTCCTGTTTGCCCTGAGGTGGACTTATATGGGCAAAGGAAAGGACAAACATCCCACCTGCCAAAAACACCTGTTTCCACTAGCAAAATTGGAGCAGGATGGAAGCCTGAAGACCCTACTTTTCCCTTGCAGGGTTTGGAGCTGAGCAGAATGATGGAGAAGTTTGTGAAGGTTAGTCTATGTATGAACATGTGACTGAGAGTTGGGAGAACCCATGACCTCACTTGGAtcagatataaatatttttaaaccctAAGTGAGCTGACTTCAGCACTTGTGCCAGAGAACTATTGCTCTGCGGTATGGCATGGAAATGAGATTATACTGGCAAGGAGAAATGGTTCCAATTGCACTTGATGAATATTGTTTGCTGTATTAAAGATCCCCATTGTGCCACATTTTGTGCAGCAAAAGCCCTTGCATGAATTTTGAATGCTTCTTTCAACTATCCTGTCAACAGGCCATCCCTGAATGAGATACAACAAAAGGCGTGTGACTTGGGGGAAATGCTTTGTAGGGTTGCTTTGCTTCAGGCTAGCTCTGAATGAATTTACATATAATCTTTGCCACATCAGTGTCCATGTTTTGTCTCCCTGCCTTTACAGTACAGGTGTGAAGGGACATAAATCTGCCTACAAAGGGCAAAACATCAGAAATTACCCCTTTGAACACTGTGATAAGTCTGTGAAACGTACAGAACTCCACAATATTTTGGAATGTTGTTCATAGAGTAGCTATGCTCTGATATGCGCATACTAATGGAAACAGCATGAAAATTGGAGGCAACCCTGTTTAATGAACTTTCACAGGTGCCACTAAGCCTCTGTTTAAGGAATGTCTCTAATATAAAATCATCATCCTTTTGGATGTATACCTCATGTAACTGATGAAATGAGCTCTGACTTACAAAAGCTTGTACCAAAACAAATGTTAGTCCCGTGGCAGATTTTCCCCAAGCAATATTAACTATGTGCTGtagccagtggcgggatccaaaaattttaataacaggttccgatggtggtgggattcaaacagtggcgccgccgcacacacgcacctccagtccctattgggcagggaggttgctttagtaaccccttcttggcactcagaaaaaaattagtaaccacttctagagaagtggtgagaactggttggatccaacctctggTTGTAGCCTCTACCCTAGTGTCACATGGTTTAATGTGTCCTAGTTACTTGCTTTAATTCTCTTGCACAAAATAAATCCATTGCTTGGAAGAACTTCATGTCATTACAATGTTCTACATTGATACTTACTCTAGAACTTCCTTGGAAGTCATATCCAGATAGCGAACTGACACCCACTGAACTTCAAACCAATCCCTAAAGCCATTGTTTCCACAGCACTGGAATCTGATTTGTAACATGTCtacagttttctttaaaaaacagcgTCCAGGAATGTCTGTGTCTTTGTAGAACCTAATAGCATCTCTCAGTCCCAGATACAGGGATTCCTCCAGCTCATTCCTCATAGTGTAACACAAAGCTGCCCCGCCTAATATGCAGAAGGTGAAGCAGAATGTGCATACAATGTATGGGAGCACAACTAATTTCCACCGATTAAATTTATCAACGTCTGTGCAGTCATAACAGATTTTTCCTCCAAGTAAATTGATGAAACATGCTATGACCCCTACGGAGATAAGCATGTTAGGGGCAGAGGTAAGGTCTCCTTTGGCCATCAGTTCACTGCGCTTCCGGATTTCTATCTTCAAGAAGAGTCCCAGGCTGAACAAAATTATACCAGACACCATTGATATCCAGTTGGAGAGCCACAGGATTTGAGCCAATTTATCTCTCTTTGTTTTGGTGAATCTGACGTTCAGGACAGCCATGGTTGTGATAGCATTAGGAAAAGAAATGTTGTTCTGGAAAATCTCCTTATCAGCTTACCATAGGGTGCCCAGGATGCAAAAA contains these protein-coding regions:
- the LOC125427517 gene encoding photoreceptor outer segment membrane glycoprotein 2-like is translated as MAVLNVRFTKTKRDKLAQILWLSNWISMVSGIILFSLGLFLKIEIRKRSELMAKGDLTSAPNMLISVGVIACFINLLGGKICYDCTDVDKFNRWKLVVLPYIVCTFCFTFCILGGAALCYTMRNELEESLYLGLRDAIRFYKDTDIPGRCFLKKTVDMLQIRFQCCGNNGFRDWFEVQWVSVRYLDMTSKEVLDRINSNIDGKFLVDGVPFSCCNPNSPRPCIQYQITNNSAHYNYNVRTEDLNIWMKGCREAVLEYYTAIMKFIAASVLLIWLFELSVLIGVRYLQTAMRNVVLLGDPQSDSDGWLFENNFVETAKYNINIIKQLGKANQVSTVSGMNDPNMDIQTANHGPKNIPTESIPKP